CGCCACGTGCCTGCCTCTAACTCCAGGATACTCAAAGGGGAGCCAGCAGTCGTCCATAAGCATAAATACACACCAACTCTGCGAAAAGATTTAATCTTTTCTGGAGTAACAATGTCTCGATTGATTCGTCGGTCAAAGCTCTCCTCCATCGTATCCTCGTAAGCTTACCATTTTCTTTGTTTGCCCAGTTCTGGATTTTCTTGATTCCTCCTTGTTTATTTTTTCTCTCTTATATTTTGTATGGGAAAGAGGGGAAAACAATTATTTTTGTGTTTTGTTTCCCGTATTGATTGGGGTGCTTGTGTTCTATGTGTTAATAGGTTTTGGCCAATGTGCCGGTTGAGGGGTTGCCCTCTTTGTTTTGTGATTTTCTGGTATTACTTGCCTTTTTCCTTCTTGATTATCATTCTTTATGCAAAATGGAGCATTTACTATTTCACCGAGAAATACTATCTTTTATCAGCATATTTGATTTCTTTTTCAGGATATTCACTTGCATTTTCATTTCCTACACCAGCAACTGCAAGCGAATTGAtttgtttggttttattttcattttccttTGCCAAATCCTAGATTCGTCTCAGTATTTCCTTCGATAACTAGAAGCTGAATCTAGATTCATCTGCATTGGTTGAAACCGATGATAGTTCAAGTTCATGCTCTCAACCAGTTTCCCATCTGGTCCCtttctttcatttatttttttacgGACAGAGCTTGAACTAATAGTTCCATCTTTCAGTTGGGTTCTGAAAAACGGAAGTGAGTAAAAAATAAGACTGCAGCTTTGGCAATTTTAAGGTAGGCAAGGACTCGAGGCTGAATATGAGCGTGCAACTAAAGTGAAACCAATGCATATAACTAAAGGCCAAGTCCTAACAACTGCGAATTTGTCATATATAAGCTGTATGAGTCGAGTGATTTGTGCATGTCCTCGAGTGTTCCTTTGGTATTAATATTGCATTTTCTTTGTCTCCTTTATAATCCTCTTACCCTTTTTATTTGGATCTGTTCTTTTTACTTTTCTGGttcattttatttcaaataacaTCTTTTCAACCTCAGAATTGCTGTGTCAAGAAAGGGGCGGTTTCTGTCCACTGTTTCTGATAAGCCTTTCAACAATAACATTCCTCCTAAAACCGATAAAGTTGATGAAGCAGAGACGATACATATCCCTCCACCTCCAACAGAGAAGGTATATATTTGTATTCCAATGGTATAAATTACTGTCACCAGGCCAGAAAATATTTTGTTATATGTCGATGGGATCATTCTGGATTTTATGGTTTTATAATTCAGTTGCTTGTCCTCGGtggaaatggatttgttggttCTCATATCTGCAAGGAAGCTTTGGGCCGTGGTTTGACAGTTTCTAGCCTCAGCAGGTATTATATTCCACTTAAGATTGTCTACTTGATTTGTCTGATTGCTAAGTATATTTGAGGATGACCGCTTGAAAAGAAAGTTAATGTGATAGAGAGAGATGAGTTTCAGGGGGCTCCACTTTCGGCTGTCTCTTTTTTCTCCCCCCAAAATTCCAAGGGAATGCCTAGCAACGTATTTTTGTGATGATTGTAACTGCTTCAACAGTTGAGTTCGTGAGCTGGAGTTACTTTTTTCAAAGAGGGTGTGCACCAGCTGATCTTCATGCATAATTTTTCTGGAGTTACCTTCCCATTGATCTTCTCGCATAATTTTTCTGAACTTTCTATTTGGTTTTGATTCTTCTGGTTCTGACAGACCAATTtatgttatttgcagatctgGTGGATCCTCGATTGGAGAACCCTGGGCTAACAGTATGATTTGGCATCAAGGTTTACTTCTCGCTATTAAGTTTATATTCACCATTTTTTACCGTTTTCATAAAAAATTTAGTGAAGAGACTTCAGTCATTTTAGTTCCTTTTTGACTTGCTTGAAGGTAACCTTTTCTCAATGGATTCATGGAAGGATGTCTTGAAGGGAGTAACTTCAGTTGTATGTATTCATTTATTGTGATATATGATTAAACATATGTAGCTTGTTTGAGCGATTTTGGACCTTGAATTCAGAGGTATACTCAGCTCAACATGTCCTCGTTTGAATTTAGAGAGGGACTTATTGAAGGGAGTTACTTCAATTGTACGTTTATCgtaatatataattaaacattataataaaataatatttgagtGACTTTGGACTTGAAACTTCAGAGTTATGCTCTGGTCAAACGTCCTTGTTTGAATTTTGAGAGTCTGAGGGTGGTGGGGTTATTTCCTTCTTGATTCCAACATATCTGATAAATGTTTCCATGATTTATTTGCTATATCCTTTGTTATCTATTTTTCCATTTTTCCCACTGGTTCATACTTGCCAGGGGCTGATAAGTTTGTCAACTCTTTTTTTCAAGTTTTCCTTTCTCCATAACTGAACGTTCTGCTTCTGCAGATTTCTTGTGTTGGTGGTTTTGGTTCTAATGCGGAAATGTACAAAATCAATGGaactgcaaatatcaatgctaTAAGAGCTGCCTCAGAAGAAGGTGTTACCACCGAACCTTTTCTTCTTGATAGTTCAGTTGTTCGTTCTCACACTCTAAGTTATTGCGAATTTAACGGAGTGTCTGACATAAATGATGAAATTCTATTTTAACCTTCTCACAaacttttttttatgttttgcaTTTTTAAATTGTGCTTAGCATTAATTAAACTTGTCGTTTGACACCATGACTATTGTATATATCTATGCCTGCGTGCTATTTGCATCTACTTCCAGTTCATTGGAAGTTTGGGAGGTTGAAATGTGTTTTCTAACTTTGTTTATCATTTTTTAGAGGGAAACATCACTCGTGAACATAAAAGAGAATTCTGTGTAGTTGGTTAAAATGGCTCGAAAACTTCTATATATTGTCACTTGTTAACATGGGTCTTTTTGGTGAGAAAAGCCGAATTATTCTATTGCAGTTAGAAGTTTCATATGATGTCAACTATCTAATGTGAggcatatattatttttattgttacagTGTTCAAAATTTAGTATTATGTTCGGATTCAGTATTGCCTAGGATTTGGTGCCATCATTTGAAGAAATCCATCTGCTTTATGCAAATTCCAAATCTTTTTCTTTTGGATTCTGAATTTTGACAAACATGATGTTTCTCAGCAAATACGTAACTGGAACTCCTGGTGaaagaaatcatttaaaaataattttagcaCAACATATGATTACTGCTTCTTCGTCTACTCATTAGGGAAGatcaaatacaaataaaaaaatgtattCAGATTTTCTTTCTTCATATTCTTAGGTGTAAAGAGGTTTGTGTATATATCGGCTGCTGACTTTGGTGTGGTGAATTACGTGCTTCGAGGATATTATGAAGGGAAGGTATTGCCAAAAATCCTCCTTTTTGGTGTACCAATTGTGAAGTTATTGTTGCTACAAGGATATTTTTTACTTTCCTGTGTTTTTTTAATCAATGATTTTACCGAACATGTGCTCAGTATGGTTCCCACCCCCAGTTTCTATCTAAATACTAGAAACCAATAGTTTCACTTTCACCACGAGGTAATTTTGTTGGTTCACCCCCACAGCTTGCCATCTTTGGGTGAGTAGGCAAGACTAATTGTCACGTGGCTTTAGGGAAAACAGGAGAGATAAATTCAAAGCTTGGAAGCAATTAGAAAAGCTTGTGTGTCATTAATAGTAGAAGGGAAGATGCATTCAAAGTTTACTAGAATTTCACGTGCCAT
The Primulina eburnea isolate SZY01 chromosome 5, ASM2296580v1, whole genome shotgun sequence genome window above contains:
- the LOC140832009 gene encoding uncharacterized protein At1g32220, chloroplastic-like encodes the protein MSRLIRRSKLSSIVSSIAVSRKGRFLSTVSDKPFNNNIPPKTDKVDEAETIHIPPPPTEKLLVLGGNGFVGSHICKEALGRGLTVSSLSRSGGSSIGEPWANSMIWHQGNLFSMDSWKDVLKGVTSVISCVGGFGSNAEMYKINGTANINAIRAASEEGVKRFVYISAADFGVVNYVLRGYYEGKRAAETELHVRYPYGGVILRPGFIYGTRRVGRMKLPLGVIGSPLEMVLQHARPLSQVPLVGPLFTPPVSVTAVANVAVRAATDPVFPPGVVDVYGILRYSQQRYA